From Xiphophorus couchianus chromosome 23, X_couchianus-1.0, whole genome shotgun sequence, one genomic window encodes:
- the sh3rf2 gene encoding E3 ubiquitin-protein ligase SH3RF2 isoform X2 gives MSVMVDYSVSNGPGSVFSFEPEDLALISLLECPLCFERLDASAKVLPCQHTFCLSCLQRHGVAQSQLFCPECGAPVPVRTVEELPENLLLVRLLEGLRGLSGPGKSPNRVLYALPVDKGRFEDQQQEGQRREWQGYSEAAFRSSASNHRADVSGELVFTPASSVPPSHKAEDKRYYENSSDSSRASLSVLQAGSQTPQLQPLQQALPQPLCRALCDFNPEEMDVENSKYYLSFLKGDILTAIRRVDEHWIEAKLGEKVGICPRQFVEPNSASAKLLKGKGRSGSDSAEPHHQSGSGGKDKAADASSRSAHYGVPQVQTKTPVINALRKQPTASSFQPPANISFIPQGQPQHFSVPSATRSQSYPRRVNSRRNSRRSDSHRHLLQSEKKMTSETPSTISMALMNPQMASSSADGRNSSTQQLSISVCAVLYSYKPRRPEELELRKGEMVGVYGKFKDGWLRGLSLRTGKVGILPSNYITPVLRTSARLLETKAANASSHYNTVSGKKPTAAKSPTVVLALDKVGGDGTKFSTGPVSTVPNGAQHAASSSGAAKPSFYGTSQGWDTVRRVFNPRASNRPSHVSSYNIPSNSQPFAQVQASGYSPALQRKRNSSFPFSNSKPYGWMTEPAALSAGAVVKDRDCGASHEAVFQHHRQPAANAPQSILVRPDAQKNSIDKPPKSVRFLTDEESPPPRHRTSSWSSGSQVHPNCRPGALPLEVWAPSLTMGRDGPGILLKDGKGPVLRKGFETAVSDPNSNPQKPFNSQPSLSALSAQFSPVRHRVTTTHLAQTDSELSLLQGEVVLVHRPRPDGRVLLTQESSGQTGIFHNTIVQALERLS, from the exons ATGAGCGT CATGGTGGATTACAGTGTTTCAAATGGACCTGGATCCGTGTTCTCATTTGAACCAGAGGACCTGGCTCTGATATCCCTCCTGGAATGCCCCTTGTGTTTTGAGCGGCTGGATGCTTCTGCCAAGGTGTTGCCCTGCCAGCACACCTTCTGCTTGTCCTGTCTGCAGAGGCATGGGGTGGCCCAGTCCCAGCTGTTCTGCCCGGAGTGTGGAGCTCCTGTCCCTGTCAGGACAGTGGAGGAGCTTCCGGAAAACCTGCTGCTGGTCCGGCTCCTGGAGGGGCTTCGGGGCCTGTCAGGACCTGGAAAAAGCCCAAACAGGGTCCTTTATGCATTGCCAGTGGATAAGGGCAGGTTTGAGGATCAGCAGCAGGAGGGTCAACGCAGAGAGTGGCAAGGTTACAGTGAG GCGGCCTTCAGATCGTCAGCAAGCAACCATCGGGCTGATGTATCGGGGGAGCTGGTCTTCACACCTGCTAGCAGTGTCCCTCCCAGCCACAAAGCAGAGGACAAGCGGTACTATGAAAACAGCAGCGACAGCAGCAGAGCGTCTCTCAGCGTGCTGCAGGCTGGCAGCCAGACGCCTCAGCTGCAGCCCCTGCAGCAGGCCCTGCCGCAGCCTCTCTGCAGGGCGCTCTGTGACTTCAACCCAGAAGAGATGGATGTGGAAAACAGCAAATAttatctcagcttccttaag GGAGACATCCTGACCGCCATCAGGCGAGTGGACGAACACTGGATCGAGGCAAAGTTGGGGGAGAAAGTTGGGATTTGTCCCAGACAGTTTGTAGAG CCAAACTCTGCATCTGCCAAGCTGCTTAAAGGAAAGGGCCGGAGCGGGAGTGACTCAGCAGAACCTCACCATCAGTCCGGCAGCGGGGGCAAAGACAAGGCCGCTGACGCATCCAGCCGCTCTGCCCATTACGGAGTCCCTCAGGTCCAAACCAAGACCCCCGTCATCAATGCTTTGCGGAAGCAGCCCACAGCCAGCTCCTTCCAGCCGCCCGCCAACATCAGCTTCATCCCTCAGGGTCAGCCGCAGCATTTCTCTGTGCCCTCCGCAACACGTAGCCAGTCCTACCCTCGCAGAGTGAACTCTCGGCGAAACAGCCGGCGCTCTGACTCCCACAGACACCTGTTACAG AGTGAGAAGAAAATGACCAGTGAGACCCCGTCCACAATCTCCATGGCTCTGATGAACCCCCAAATGGCCTCCTCCTCTGCAGACGGCAGAAACTCCTCCACGCAGCAGCTCTCGATCAGCGT GTGCGCTGTCCTGTACTCCTACAAACCTCGACGACCGGAGGAACTGGAGCTGAGGAAAGGAGAGATGGTGGGCGTGTACGGGAAGTTCAAAGATGGCTGGCTGCGTGGGCTGTCGCTCCGAACGGGGAAAGTGGGCATTCTTCCTAGCAACTACATCACCCCTGTGCTCAG AACCTCAGCCAGACTTTTGGAGACCAAAGCAGCTAACGCATCATCGCATTACAACACAGTATCTGGGAAGAAACCCACCGCTGCAAAAAGTCCCACTGTGGTCCTTGCTCTCGACAAGGTGGGTGGCGATGGAACGAAATTCTCAACAGGACCGGTGTCAACTGTGCCAAATGGAGCACAGCACGCCGCGTCCTCCAGTGGAGCTGCTAAGCCGTCCTTTTATGGGACGTCTCAAGGTTGGGACACTGTGAGACGTGTTTTCAACCCCAGAG cctcAAACCGTCCCTCTCATGTGTCCTCTTATAACATCCCGTCCAACTCGCAACCTTTCGCACAAGTTCAAGCGTCGGGCTACTCACCTGCTCttcagagaaagagaaacagcagCTTCCCATTCTCCAACTCCAAACCTTATGGCTGGATGACTGAGCCAGCAGCGCTCTCTGCTGGTGCGGTTGTGAAGGACAGGGACTGTGGTGCCTCACATGAAGCAGTATTTCAGCATCACAGGCAGCCTGCTGCAAATGCACCTCAGTCGATTTTAGTCAGACCTGACGCACAGAAAAACAGCATAGACAAG CCTCCAAAATCAGTTCGGTTCCTGACGGATGAAGAGTCTCCTCCTCCAAGACATCGGACCTCCTCTTGGTCATCTGGGTCTCAGGTTCACCCAAACTGTCGTCCTGGGGCCCTGCCTTTAGAAGTGTGGGCCCCTTCTCTCACCATGGGGAGAGACGGACCGGGGATCCTCCTCAAAGACGGGAAAGGTCCAGTTCTTAGGAAGGGCTTTGAAACGGCCGTTTCTGATCCAAATTCTAACCCGCAGAAACCATTCAACTCACAGCCGTCGCTGTCAGCCTTGTCCGCTCAGTTCAGCCCCGTCAG gcacagagTGACCACAACACATTTAGCCCAGACAGACTCAGAGCTCAGTCTGCTGCAAGGAGAGGTGGTCCTTGTCCACAGACCTCGGCCTGACGGACGGGTCCTCCTGACGCAGGAGAGCAGCGGACAAACAGGCATTTTCCACAACACTATTGTCCAAGCCCTTGAGAGGCTCAGCTGA
- the sh3rf2 gene encoding E3 ubiquitin-protein ligase SH3RF2 isoform X1, with product MSLPVETFLSSPARFGQKLHSMVDYSVSNGPGSVFSFEPEDLALISLLECPLCFERLDASAKVLPCQHTFCLSCLQRHGVAQSQLFCPECGAPVPVRTVEELPENLLLVRLLEGLRGLSGPGKSPNRVLYALPVDKGRFEDQQQEGQRREWQGYSEAAFRSSASNHRADVSGELVFTPASSVPPSHKAEDKRYYENSSDSSRASLSVLQAGSQTPQLQPLQQALPQPLCRALCDFNPEEMDVENSKYYLSFLKGDILTAIRRVDEHWIEAKLGEKVGICPRQFVEPNSASAKLLKGKGRSGSDSAEPHHQSGSGGKDKAADASSRSAHYGVPQVQTKTPVINALRKQPTASSFQPPANISFIPQGQPQHFSVPSATRSQSYPRRVNSRRNSRRSDSHRHLLQSEKKMTSETPSTISMALMNPQMASSSADGRNSSTQQLSISVCAVLYSYKPRRPEELELRKGEMVGVYGKFKDGWLRGLSLRTGKVGILPSNYITPVLRTSARLLETKAANASSHYNTVSGKKPTAAKSPTVVLALDKVGGDGTKFSTGPVSTVPNGAQHAASSSGAAKPSFYGTSQGWDTVRRVFNPRASNRPSHVSSYNIPSNSQPFAQVQASGYSPALQRKRNSSFPFSNSKPYGWMTEPAALSAGAVVKDRDCGASHEAVFQHHRQPAANAPQSILVRPDAQKNSIDKPPKSVRFLTDEESPPPRHRTSSWSSGSQVHPNCRPGALPLEVWAPSLTMGRDGPGILLKDGKGPVLRKGFETAVSDPNSNPQKPFNSQPSLSALSAQFSPVRHRVTTTHLAQTDSELSLLQGEVVLVHRPRPDGRVLLTQESSGQTGIFHNTIVQALERLS from the exons ATGAGTCTGCCTGTAGAGACATTTCTCTCTTCGCCGGCTCGTTTCGGCCAGAAGCTCCACAG CATGGTGGATTACAGTGTTTCAAATGGACCTGGATCCGTGTTCTCATTTGAACCAGAGGACCTGGCTCTGATATCCCTCCTGGAATGCCCCTTGTGTTTTGAGCGGCTGGATGCTTCTGCCAAGGTGTTGCCCTGCCAGCACACCTTCTGCTTGTCCTGTCTGCAGAGGCATGGGGTGGCCCAGTCCCAGCTGTTCTGCCCGGAGTGTGGAGCTCCTGTCCCTGTCAGGACAGTGGAGGAGCTTCCGGAAAACCTGCTGCTGGTCCGGCTCCTGGAGGGGCTTCGGGGCCTGTCAGGACCTGGAAAAAGCCCAAACAGGGTCCTTTATGCATTGCCAGTGGATAAGGGCAGGTTTGAGGATCAGCAGCAGGAGGGTCAACGCAGAGAGTGGCAAGGTTACAGTGAG GCGGCCTTCAGATCGTCAGCAAGCAACCATCGGGCTGATGTATCGGGGGAGCTGGTCTTCACACCTGCTAGCAGTGTCCCTCCCAGCCACAAAGCAGAGGACAAGCGGTACTATGAAAACAGCAGCGACAGCAGCAGAGCGTCTCTCAGCGTGCTGCAGGCTGGCAGCCAGACGCCTCAGCTGCAGCCCCTGCAGCAGGCCCTGCCGCAGCCTCTCTGCAGGGCGCTCTGTGACTTCAACCCAGAAGAGATGGATGTGGAAAACAGCAAATAttatctcagcttccttaag GGAGACATCCTGACCGCCATCAGGCGAGTGGACGAACACTGGATCGAGGCAAAGTTGGGGGAGAAAGTTGGGATTTGTCCCAGACAGTTTGTAGAG CCAAACTCTGCATCTGCCAAGCTGCTTAAAGGAAAGGGCCGGAGCGGGAGTGACTCAGCAGAACCTCACCATCAGTCCGGCAGCGGGGGCAAAGACAAGGCCGCTGACGCATCCAGCCGCTCTGCCCATTACGGAGTCCCTCAGGTCCAAACCAAGACCCCCGTCATCAATGCTTTGCGGAAGCAGCCCACAGCCAGCTCCTTCCAGCCGCCCGCCAACATCAGCTTCATCCCTCAGGGTCAGCCGCAGCATTTCTCTGTGCCCTCCGCAACACGTAGCCAGTCCTACCCTCGCAGAGTGAACTCTCGGCGAAACAGCCGGCGCTCTGACTCCCACAGACACCTGTTACAG AGTGAGAAGAAAATGACCAGTGAGACCCCGTCCACAATCTCCATGGCTCTGATGAACCCCCAAATGGCCTCCTCCTCTGCAGACGGCAGAAACTCCTCCACGCAGCAGCTCTCGATCAGCGT GTGCGCTGTCCTGTACTCCTACAAACCTCGACGACCGGAGGAACTGGAGCTGAGGAAAGGAGAGATGGTGGGCGTGTACGGGAAGTTCAAAGATGGCTGGCTGCGTGGGCTGTCGCTCCGAACGGGGAAAGTGGGCATTCTTCCTAGCAACTACATCACCCCTGTGCTCAG AACCTCAGCCAGACTTTTGGAGACCAAAGCAGCTAACGCATCATCGCATTACAACACAGTATCTGGGAAGAAACCCACCGCTGCAAAAAGTCCCACTGTGGTCCTTGCTCTCGACAAGGTGGGTGGCGATGGAACGAAATTCTCAACAGGACCGGTGTCAACTGTGCCAAATGGAGCACAGCACGCCGCGTCCTCCAGTGGAGCTGCTAAGCCGTCCTTTTATGGGACGTCTCAAGGTTGGGACACTGTGAGACGTGTTTTCAACCCCAGAG cctcAAACCGTCCCTCTCATGTGTCCTCTTATAACATCCCGTCCAACTCGCAACCTTTCGCACAAGTTCAAGCGTCGGGCTACTCACCTGCTCttcagagaaagagaaacagcagCTTCCCATTCTCCAACTCCAAACCTTATGGCTGGATGACTGAGCCAGCAGCGCTCTCTGCTGGTGCGGTTGTGAAGGACAGGGACTGTGGTGCCTCACATGAAGCAGTATTTCAGCATCACAGGCAGCCTGCTGCAAATGCACCTCAGTCGATTTTAGTCAGACCTGACGCACAGAAAAACAGCATAGACAAG CCTCCAAAATCAGTTCGGTTCCTGACGGATGAAGAGTCTCCTCCTCCAAGACATCGGACCTCCTCTTGGTCATCTGGGTCTCAGGTTCACCCAAACTGTCGTCCTGGGGCCCTGCCTTTAGAAGTGTGGGCCCCTTCTCTCACCATGGGGAGAGACGGACCGGGGATCCTCCTCAAAGACGGGAAAGGTCCAGTTCTTAGGAAGGGCTTTGAAACGGCCGTTTCTGATCCAAATTCTAACCCGCAGAAACCATTCAACTCACAGCCGTCGCTGTCAGCCTTGTCCGCTCAGTTCAGCCCCGTCAG gcacagagTGACCACAACACATTTAGCCCAGACAGACTCAGAGCTCAGTCTGCTGCAAGGAGAGGTGGTCCTTGTCCACAGACCTCGGCCTGACGGACGGGTCCTCCTGACGCAGGAGAGCAGCGGACAAACAGGCATTTTCCACAACACTATTGTCCAAGCCCTTGAGAGGCTCAGCTGA